A single genomic interval of Oryzomonas sagensis harbors:
- a CDS encoding pilus assembly protein produces the protein MKCRLDMPGLVLAALLLAFWGEGTPLHAASSQTTYTPSMSDYCVQPPFLAGYVPPQVLFTMGKDHKFYYPAYNDASDIDGDGQLETGYTHSYDYYGYFDSHKCYNYNSSGGRFEPYGEVDAQKYCTGTNAGMWSGNFLNWATMSRADVIKLVIYGGYRTSDNQGNAYDVISGEYIPQDGHIWGKEYLGSDASKLFPSGGSNRALFCVNGTTVGGNNISQLKVIPDATAVSGVTVTGGLRAWNWVNVDGNSNICSDNAIDLNGDGQAESATLTGLTKYNVSVKVCDPASGFITDANWEAKHCKAYGTNYRSVGLMQLYGETANSAKVCSKDMYTACTSDSSCSSIGKGQCVNAANMFFGMIAGSYQNPKAGGYIRKDIYSINEETNQSNGQFQTSASSGKGLLIKSIEQFKAQSSYPLNTQWGNPIGEILYEGMRYWAGKGTPTSDFVAGISNGSNGDNGNYSSQPDWDTPATLYPACSMRFNLVFSDVYNSFDDDQLPGSAFNSSFSGDLPNLNVQTLANRIWNNENMNGTTLNKMVVGESGTDTSGRCDSKDVSVSGMGAIRGLCPAEGDLKGSYYPAAVALYGHNSLLSNTSTPNALTYVVAFTSNVPEIKVTTAANTQALIMPYGKSVSNSYGWNCTTSNTNFNVARVTDAAGKLVSNLSIDAKSGSTTSSCPPMATVGYYVLDTEYDSSNNLKYVKFNTSFDDLGGTDYDLDVLAEYTVCASGATNSNCAAANPTGDQVWVQVKRVYSSAGNPDAFGFTIAGVGDSSGAYMIVQHTASPPSGSSWANTTTPLPTTSQSMTFHASSATVSLPKPPLWYAAKYGGFKDSEGTGLPYTDATCDPATRGSNTRNTRCNEWDTVGNGTPDNYFLVTDPSKMEEQLRKALDSILARVASGTAASILNNSQGSGASLIQAVFFPRKDFDNGTSGYWIGELYNMWYYLDPFLQTTSIREDTNKDYKLNLKDDRIAQFYFDSSQNKTLVQLYSDANGDGTPDSATPDVVVDPDTISSLWKAGKTLWTRNPTSDPRLLYTHTDDSSLDIFNSNSLTKFTTLTSAYNPALQNKSTILSLLGMSDVTKTGKVIDYINGSDQSADSDGTRYRNRKVSIDNCGVSSTNLEPTSTDSCYRVWKLGDIVTSTPKVVSTVSQNSYNLTVPNGYNDQTYAAFLKSSTYQNRGMVFAGSNDGMLHAFRLGILKELSGRFDKAQFYYSGSPATSSSNLGREEWSFIPKQALPYLPYLKDPAYCHIYYVDKSPSLIDASVIKPSTCSSSANYWDCVKSTDGSTWKTVLVGGMGYGGAAKWNGDPAYNAPTDSVKTPIKGTTAATGVGYSSYFALDVTNPATPTYLWEFPGTTSAVGQLGFSTTGPAFVRIAGKVKASNGVTDTTAPDHTKNGRWFAVFASGPTGYIDTVKHTFTGQSDQQLRIFVVDLATGALVRTIDKFADNTTLPANAFAGSLSTGVIDTDRWNSASTGWYSDDAVYIGYVQQASDGTWTNGGVIRLVTKENTDPSTWVASSLISNGIGPVTTSVTKLQDRSNKNLWLYFGTGRYFFKGDDGIGQRTLYGIKEPCYSTANRYARTGLGNITGGTDNDIDPTCTDSSPSGLVNQSGTSSSAPNTTISKTAPGWYINLDAADSTNSINAERVITDPIASAAGAVFFTTLKPSGDVCKFGGDTLIWAVRYDTGGTPPSAAMQGKALIQVSTGAFSQISLQSAFGNSNPRYNLRRLATPISGVPPVSQGLSLVTNPPPVKKFLHVREK, from the coding sequence ATGAAATGTAGACTGGACATGCCTGGGTTGGTTTTAGCTGCGTTGCTGCTGGCATTTTGGGGGGAGGGGACTCCGCTGCACGCGGCTTCCAGCCAGACGACCTATACCCCGAGCATGTCGGATTACTGCGTGCAGCCACCGTTCCTGGCCGGTTATGTCCCCCCCCAGGTGCTGTTCACCATGGGCAAGGACCACAAATTCTACTATCCTGCCTATAACGACGCCTCGGATATCGACGGCGACGGCCAACTCGAAACCGGGTACACCCACTCCTACGATTACTACGGCTATTTCGACTCCCACAAGTGCTACAACTACAATAGTTCCGGCGGCCGCTTCGAACCCTACGGCGAGGTTGACGCCCAAAAGTACTGCACCGGCACCAACGCCGGCATGTGGAGCGGCAACTTCCTCAACTGGGCCACCATGTCCCGGGCCGATGTCATCAAGCTGGTGATCTATGGCGGCTACCGCACCTCGGACAATCAGGGGAACGCCTACGATGTGATCAGCGGCGAATATATTCCCCAGGACGGCCACATCTGGGGCAAGGAGTACCTGGGGAGCGACGCCTCTAAACTATTCCCCTCCGGAGGCAGCAATCGCGCCCTGTTCTGCGTCAACGGGACCACGGTCGGCGGCAACAACATCTCGCAGTTGAAGGTGATCCCCGATGCCACCGCAGTGTCGGGAGTGACGGTTACGGGCGGCTTGCGGGCCTGGAATTGGGTCAACGTGGACGGTAACAGCAATATCTGCTCCGACAACGCCATCGATCTGAATGGCGACGGGCAAGCCGAGTCCGCCACTCTAACGGGACTGACCAAGTACAACGTCTCGGTCAAGGTCTGCGATCCTGCCTCCGGCTTCATCACCGACGCCAACTGGGAGGCGAAGCACTGCAAGGCCTACGGCACCAACTACCGTTCGGTGGGGCTGATGCAGCTTTACGGTGAGACCGCCAACAGCGCCAAGGTCTGCAGCAAGGACATGTACACCGCCTGCACCAGCGACAGCAGCTGCTCCTCCATCGGCAAGGGGCAGTGCGTCAATGCGGCCAACATGTTCTTCGGCATGATCGCCGGGTCGTACCAGAACCCCAAGGCGGGCGGGTATATTAGAAAGGACATCTACAGCATCAACGAGGAGACCAACCAGAGCAACGGCCAGTTCCAGACCTCCGCCAGCAGCGGCAAGGGGCTGCTCATCAAGTCCATCGAGCAGTTCAAGGCCCAGTCGAGCTATCCGCTGAACACCCAGTGGGGCAACCCCATCGGCGAGATACTGTACGAAGGGATGCGCTACTGGGCCGGCAAGGGCACCCCCACCTCCGACTTTGTTGCGGGCATCTCCAATGGTTCGAACGGAGATAACGGCAACTATTCATCCCAGCCGGACTGGGACACGCCGGCGACCCTGTATCCCGCCTGCTCCATGCGTTTCAACCTGGTCTTTTCCGACGTCTACAACAGCTTCGACGACGACCAGTTACCCGGATCGGCCTTCAACAGCAGCTTTAGCGGGGACCTCCCCAACCTGAACGTCCAGACACTGGCCAATCGTATCTGGAACAACGAAAACATGAATGGCACAACACTGAACAAAATGGTAGTGGGGGAGTCGGGGACCGATACATCCGGCCGTTGCGACAGTAAAGATGTCAGCGTCAGCGGCATGGGGGCCATCCGCGGGCTCTGCCCGGCCGAGGGGGATTTGAAAGGGTCCTATTACCCCGCCGCCGTGGCCCTGTACGGCCACAACTCCCTACTGAGCAACACCAGTACCCCGAATGCGCTGACCTATGTGGTGGCCTTTACCTCCAACGTACCTGAGATCAAGGTGACGACAGCAGCCAACACGCAGGCCCTGATTATGCCCTACGGCAAGTCGGTGTCCAACAGTTACGGTTGGAACTGCACCACATCCAATACAAACTTTAACGTTGCACGAGTGACTGACGCCGCAGGGAAGCTTGTGTCGAATCTGAGCATCGACGCGAAATCCGGCTCTACCACCTCCAGTTGCCCACCCATGGCAACAGTCGGTTACTATGTCCTCGATACCGAGTACGACTCTTCCAATAACCTCAAGTATGTCAAGTTCAACACCTCCTTTGACGATTTGGGAGGGACCGATTATGACCTGGACGTACTGGCCGAATACACGGTCTGCGCCTCTGGAGCGACCAACTCGAACTGTGCGGCGGCAAACCCTACGGGCGATCAGGTATGGGTGCAGGTCAAACGGGTCTATTCGTCAGCCGGTAATCCCGACGCATTTGGTTTCACCATCGCCGGAGTGGGAGACAGCTCCGGCGCCTACATGATCGTCCAGCATACCGCATCCCCACCTTCCGGGTCGTCGTGGGCCAACACCACTACCCCATTGCCCACGACCTCCCAGTCCATGACCTTCCATGCAAGCTCCGCAACCGTTTCACTGCCCAAACCGCCCCTCTGGTACGCGGCCAAGTACGGCGGGTTCAAGGACTCGGAGGGGACCGGACTGCCATATACCGATGCCACCTGCGACCCCGCCACCCGCGGCTCGAACACGCGCAATACCCGCTGCAACGAATGGGATACCGTGGGGAACGGCACCCCGGACAACTACTTCCTGGTGACCGACCCGAGCAAGATGGAGGAGCAACTACGCAAGGCACTCGATTCCATTCTGGCGCGGGTCGCCTCGGGTACGGCGGCGTCGATCCTCAACAACAGCCAGGGGAGCGGCGCCAGCCTGATCCAAGCGGTCTTCTTTCCGCGCAAGGACTTCGACAACGGGACGTCGGGTTACTGGATCGGCGAGCTTTATAATATGTGGTATTACCTGGATCCATTCCTCCAGACGACTTCCATCAGGGAAGATACCAATAAAGATTATAAATTGAACCTGAAGGATGACAGGATTGCCCAGTTTTATTTCGATTCATCCCAGAACAAGACCCTGGTGCAGCTGTACAGCGACGCGAATGGCGACGGCACGCCTGATTCGGCGACGCCGGACGTCGTTGTGGACCCCGATACGATCAGCAGTTTATGGAAGGCCGGGAAAACCTTGTGGACCAGGAACCCCACCAGCGACCCGCGGCTGCTCTATACGCACACGGATGATTCTTCCCTGGACATCTTCAATAGCAATAGCTTGACCAAGTTCACCACTCTGACCTCTGCCTACAATCCGGCGCTTCAGAATAAGAGTACCATCCTGTCGTTGCTCGGCATGTCCGACGTCACCAAGACCGGCAAGGTGATCGACTACATCAACGGCAGTGACCAAAGCGCGGATAGCGACGGCACCCGCTACCGCAACCGCAAGGTCAGCATCGATAATTGCGGCGTCAGCAGCACCAATCTGGAACCCACCTCCACCGATAGCTGTTACCGTGTCTGGAAGCTCGGCGATATCGTGACATCCACCCCCAAGGTGGTTTCCACGGTGAGCCAGAACTCCTACAACCTCACCGTTCCCAACGGCTATAACGACCAGACCTATGCCGCCTTTCTTAAATCGTCTACCTACCAGAATCGGGGGATGGTGTTCGCCGGCAGCAACGACGGGATGCTGCATGCCTTCCGCCTGGGGATTCTCAAGGAGTTGAGCGGCAGATTCGACAAGGCGCAGTTTTATTATTCCGGCAGTCCGGCTACCAGCAGCAGCAATCTGGGCCGGGAAGAGTGGAGTTTTATCCCGAAACAGGCATTGCCCTATCTGCCCTACCTCAAGGATCCGGCTTATTGCCATATCTATTATGTGGACAAGTCGCCATCGCTCATTGATGCGAGCGTCATCAAACCGTCAACATGCTCCTCGTCCGCGAACTATTGGGATTGCGTCAAGAGTACGGACGGTTCTACCTGGAAGACCGTGCTGGTTGGGGGAATGGGGTATGGCGGCGCGGCCAAATGGAACGGAGACCCGGCCTACAACGCTCCGACAGACAGTGTCAAAACGCCCATCAAGGGGACAACCGCCGCTACCGGGGTTGGGTATTCCTCCTACTTTGCTCTCGACGTGACCAACCCTGCCACCCCCACGTACCTGTGGGAGTTCCCCGGCACGACCTCCGCCGTCGGTCAACTTGGCTTTTCCACGACCGGACCGGCATTTGTCCGCATTGCGGGAAAGGTCAAGGCGTCGAACGGCGTGACGGACACGACTGCACCTGACCATACAAAAAACGGCCGCTGGTTTGCCGTGTTCGCCTCGGGTCCCACTGGATACATTGATACGGTAAAGCATACCTTTACGGGACAGTCTGATCAGCAACTGCGTATCTTTGTGGTTGATCTGGCAACCGGTGCCCTGGTGCGGACGATCGACAAATTCGCCGATAATACGACTCTGCCGGCTAACGCGTTTGCCGGTTCCCTGTCCACCGGCGTCATCGACACCGATCGGTGGAATTCGGCATCCACCGGATGGTACAGCGATGACGCCGTCTACATCGGATATGTGCAACAGGCCAGCGACGGCACCTGGACCAATGGCGGCGTGATACGATTGGTGACCAAGGAAAACACCGATCCCAGCACCTGGGTCGCCTCGTCCCTTATCAGCAATGGTATCGGCCCTGTTACCACTTCGGTGACCAAGCTGCAGGATCGCAGCAACAAAAACCTCTGGCTGTATTTTGGAACCGGCCGTTATTTCTTCAAGGGCGACGACGGTATTGGGCAACGGACCCTGTACGGCATCAAGGAGCCCTGCTACAGTACCGCGAACCGGTACGCCAGAACCGGGCTCGGCAACATCACTGGTGGAACGGACAATGATATCGATCCCACCTGCACCGATTCGTCACCATCAGGGCTGGTGAATCAATCCGGCACAAGCTCATCTGCGCCGAACACGACCATCAGTAAGACCGCTCCAGGGTGGTACATCAACCTGGACGCGGCCGACAGCACCAACTCCATCAATGCCGAACGGGTGATTACCGACCCTATTGCCAGTGCCGCCGGAGCGGTGTTTTTCACCACCTTGAAGCCAAGCGGCGATGTGTGCAAATTCGGCGGCGATACCCTGATATGGGCGGTGCGCTACGATACCGGCGGCACGCCGCCTTCCGCAGCCATGCAGGGAAAAGCCCTGATACAGGTTTCCACCGGGGCCTTCTCGCAGATATCGTTGCAGTCCGCCTTCGGCAACTCGAACCCACGGTACAATTTGCGGCGTCTGGCGACCCCGATTTCCGGCGTTCCCCCCGTTTCCCAGGGGCTCTCCCTGGTCACGAACCCGCCGCCGGTAAAGAAGTTCCTGCATGTTAGAGAGAAGTAA
- a CDS encoding pilus assembly FimT family protein yields MNKAGFTLIELIVTMAIIGIILSIATLSFTTMQRKARIESLTRQIFADLNDARLHSIYQKKRHRITFQPTSYVMKNYSSDNEDSLTGGHVLFTKNIAYQLSLNNGNSIAGTFFEFDIRGISNNALNFFINPVNSGAMFDCIAVGMAKTNMGQGVDSDNNGQPDNCNVK; encoded by the coding sequence ATGAACAAAGCAGGGTTCACATTGATTGAACTTATCGTTACCATGGCCATCATTGGGATAATTCTTTCTATTGCTACGCTCAGTTTCACTACCATGCAGCGCAAGGCTCGGATCGAGAGCCTGACGCGGCAGATATTTGCCGACCTGAATGATGCCAGGCTCCATTCCATCTATCAGAAGAAACGACACAGGATTACATTCCAACCCACCAGCTATGTGATGAAAAATTACAGCAGCGACAACGAGGATAGCTTGACGGGGGGGCACGTCCTTTTCACCAAAAATATCGCTTATCAACTGAGCCTGAACAATGGCAACTCCATAGCGGGCACTTTTTTTGAATTCGATATCAGGGGCATCTCGAACAATGCGCTTAACTTCTTCATCAACCCGGTAAATAGCGGCGCCATGTTCGATTGTATCGCTGTTGGCATGGCTAAAACCAATATGGGGCAGGGAGTGGACAGTGACAATAATGGGCAACCGGACAACTGCAATGTTAAATGA
- a CDS encoding type IV pilus modification PilV family protein: MLNDNGFTLIEFLVAIVILMVGLLGLLQAVNVSLNHNLQNQLRNEGVVVADEQMAREMAKGYDLVSTSTSSYVISNRPVLNAFKNFSVTRSGIILQNSKQVNIAVSWHHRGVSYNHGASAVITKTNQ, encoded by the coding sequence ATGTTAAATGACAACGGGTTTACCCTTATCGAGTTCCTTGTGGCCATCGTTATCCTCATGGTGGGGCTTTTGGGACTTTTGCAGGCTGTAAACGTATCCCTGAATCACAATCTCCAGAACCAGTTGCGGAACGAGGGCGTTGTCGTCGCGGATGAACAAATGGCCAGGGAGATGGCCAAAGGCTATGATCTCGTTTCAACATCCACCAGCTCCTACGTTATCAGTAATCGCCCGGTTTTAAATGCATTTAAGAATTTTTCGGTTACTCGGTCCGGAATAATTCTCCAGAACTCCAAACAGGTCAATATTGCGGTCTCTTGGCACCATAGAGGGGTTTCGTACAACCATGGAGCGTCGGCGGTAATCACAAAGACAAATCAGTGA